In the Flagellimonas sp. HMM57 genome, one interval contains:
- a CDS encoding TonB-dependent receptor produces MKPFYSNFYEEAIKRKDGSMRRSKNEKRHRIKTMFAAFVSCGLALSASAQEKPKDSLEGKKINLDEVVVSASRATDKIPVTFTNIDREEIQKVNLGQDIPVLLNYMPSVVSTTFDGTGIGPTDFRIRGADNSRINVTINGIPYNDADSQTTFFVNLQDFASSIENIQIQRGVGTSTNGAGAFGASVNILTDNYSEEAFGQLSNSFGSFNSRKHSVRFSTGLLNDHFAFSGRLSRIKSDGYIDRAFSDLRSYFLDGVYKDENTLIKAVVFGGEEITGLSFFGLNAAGIEENRTFNNDGLYLDSDGNVQFYDRQTDNYKQDHYQLHITQQFDENWTGNISLHYTKGRGFFEQYIESDPSFFNGDLAFYRLPNFESNGETIERSDLVTERFLNSDFYGTVFSLNYKDSKWDAVFGGGFNRYDGEQFGEITAAEFAQLPSIPFRFYENGSDKRDFNVYAKATYQLNEQFSLFGDLQIRTIDYEASGALFDPSGALNVDENFSFFNPKTGITYKPNNQNSIYFSYARANREPARVDFETGTPEPESLNDFELGWRYVSPNFQLNTNAYYLDFKNQLVLTGELDEVGFPIRQNSGQSYRLGLEIDANFTWDKFSIRPNLAVSTNKNQDFLVEADTDGFTNLGNTNISFSPEIIAGNIFTYNASDSFSASLYSKYVGEQFMTNTDSNAIDAYFVNDVNVQYTLANISILKSIVFTGQVNNIFDLEYENNGYVFFGESFFYPQAGINFLLGATLNF; encoded by the coding sequence ATGAAACCATTCTATTCAAATTTTTATGAAGAAGCCATCAAACGCAAAGATGGTTCAATGCGACGGTCAAAAAATGAAAAGAGACATCGTATTAAAACAATGTTCGCTGCTTTTGTCAGCTGTGGATTGGCACTTTCAGCCAGTGCACAGGAAAAGCCCAAAGACTCTTTGGAAGGGAAAAAAATCAATCTTGATGAAGTTGTAGTCTCTGCATCGCGGGCTACCGACAAGATTCCGGTGACATTTACCAACATTGACAGGGAAGAAATCCAGAAAGTAAATTTAGGCCAGGATATTCCTGTATTGTTGAATTATATGCCCTCGGTGGTCTCCACTACATTTGATGGCACTGGAATAGGTCCTACCGATTTTCGAATTCGAGGTGCCGACAACTCTCGTATCAATGTAACGATCAATGGAATTCCGTACAACGATGCCGATAGCCAGACTACTTTTTTTGTTAACCTTCAGGATTTTGCATCATCTATCGAAAACATCCAAATTCAACGAGGCGTGGGAACATCCACGAACGGGGCAGGTGCTTTTGGGGCAAGTGTCAATATTTTGACGGACAATTACTCAGAAGAAGCTTTTGGGCAGTTATCCAATAGCTTTGGCAGTTTCAATTCTAGGAAACATTCCGTTCGTTTTAGCACTGGATTGCTGAACGACCATTTTGCCTTTTCGGGAAGACTTTCCAGAATTAAATCGGATGGTTATATCGACCGTGCCTTTTCAGATTTAAGGTCCTATTTTTTAGATGGGGTATATAAAGATGAAAATACCTTGATAAAAGCGGTAGTTTTTGGAGGTGAAGAAATTACAGGATTATCGTTTTTTGGTCTGAATGCTGCTGGAATCGAAGAAAATAGAACCTTTAATAATGACGGTCTTTACCTTGATTCTGATGGTAATGTGCAGTTCTACGATAGACAGACCGATAACTACAAACAAGACCATTATCAATTGCATATTACCCAGCAATTTGACGAGAACTGGACAGGGAACATATCGCTCCACTATACAAAAGGGCGTGGGTTTTTTGAGCAATACATAGAATCGGACCCTAGTTTTTTTAATGGAGATTTAGCCTTCTACAGACTGCCAAATTTTGAATCTAATGGCGAAACAATAGAACGTTCGGACTTGGTCACGGAACGTTTTTTGAACAGTGACTTTTACGGCACCGTATTTAGTTTGAACTACAAAGACTCCAAATGGGATGCAGTCTTTGGTGGAGGGTTCAATCGTTATGATGGTGAACAATTTGGCGAGATTACTGCAGCCGAATTTGCACAATTGCCCAGTATTCCCTTCCGTTTTTATGAAAATGGTAGCGATAAAAGAGATTTCAATGTGTACGCAAAAGCTACCTATCAACTTAATGAACAATTTTCGTTGTTTGGCGATTTGCAAATAAGAACAATTGATTACGAAGCTTCAGGAGCGCTGTTCGACCCAAGTGGTGCATTGAACGTAGATGAAAATTTCTCATTCTTCAATCCAAAAACCGGAATAACTTATAAGCCAAATAATCAAAACAGTATCTATTTCTCTTATGCGCGGGCGAATCGCGAACCAGCACGTGTAGATTTTGAAACGGGTACCCCAGAACCTGAAAGCTTGAATGATTTTGAATTGGGATGGCGTTATGTCTCACCAAATTTTCAATTGAATACCAATGCATACTATCTAGATTTTAAGAATCAGTTGGTATTGACGGGAGAATTGGATGAGGTAGGTTTTCCAATTCGCCAGAACAGTGGTCAGAGCTATCGTTTAGGTTTGGAAATCGATGCCAATTTTACATGGGATAAATTCAGTATTCGACCAAATTTGGCGGTCAGTACCAATAAAAACCAAGATTTTTTGGTTGAAGCTGATACCGATGGTTTTACCAATTTAGGCAATACCAACATTTCGTTCTCACCAGAGATTATTGCAGGAAATATTTTTACGTACAATGCTTCAGATAGCTTTAGTGCAAGTTTGTATTCTAAATATGTAGGAGAGCAATTTATGACTAATACGGATTCTAATGCCATAGACGCTTATTTTGTGAATGATGTGAACGTACAATATACGTTAGCGAACATTTCAATTTTAAAATCGATAGTATTTACAGGACAAGTGAACAATATTTTTGATTTGGAATATGAAAATAATGGTTATGTGTTTTTTGGGGAATCATTTTTCTATCCACAGGCAGGTATCAATTTTCTATTAGGAGCAACTTTAAACTTTTAA
- a CDS encoding ABC transporter substrate-binding protein: MDKLKIVLDWTANTNHTGFYVAQERGFYHGHGIDLEINTPEADDYSKTPAKKVELGEADLALCPFESVLSYNTKKERFDAVAIATIFREDISAITVLQESKINTPKDLDGKVYASYKARYEDEIVKQMIRNDGGMGDIKIEYPKRLGIWDTLINGSLDATWIFTNWEGVHAKTKGIKLRNFKMGDYGIPYGYSPVILASRSRIDSNKKCYKDFLSATKQGFLYAIEHPQYAADCIKPHIAKSDADIDLLESQKLSNKFYGNENNWGIMEPEKVDLFLNWLYDSNLETAGLLYEDLVFSNLLQ, translated from the coding sequence ATGGATAAGCTGAAAATAGTATTGGATTGGACTGCAAATACAAACCATACAGGTTTTTATGTGGCACAGGAAAGAGGTTTTTATCACGGGCACGGAATTGATTTGGAGATAAATACACCAGAAGCAGACGATTATAGCAAAACACCTGCTAAAAAAGTAGAACTGGGAGAAGCTGATTTAGCACTTTGTCCTTTTGAGAGTGTTTTGAGCTACAATACCAAAAAAGAAAGGTTTGACGCTGTAGCTATTGCTACAATTTTTAGAGAAGATATTAGTGCAATAACTGTTTTACAGGAAAGTAAGATAAACACACCTAAAGATTTAGATGGAAAAGTTTATGCTTCCTATAAGGCTCGTTACGAAGATGAGATAGTGAAACAGATGATACGGAATGATGGCGGCATGGGCGATATTAAAATTGAATACCCAAAACGATTGGGTATTTGGGACACGCTCATAAACGGTTCTTTGGATGCTACTTGGATTTTTACGAATTGGGAAGGGGTCCATGCGAAAACCAAAGGGATTAAACTACGAAACTTCAAAATGGGAGATTATGGAATTCCTTATGGCTATTCTCCTGTTATTTTGGCAAGTAGAAGCAGAATCGATAGCAATAAAAAATGTTATAAAGATTTTCTTAGTGCAACAAAGCAAGGCTTTTTATACGCTATAGAGCATCCGCAATATGCAGCGGATTGCATTAAGCCCCATATAGCCAAGAGCGATGCCGATATCGACCTGTTGGAAAGTCAAAAGCTTTCGAATAAATTTTATGGTAACGAAAACAATTGGGGGATTATGGAGCCGGAAAAGGTGGATTTATTCTTAAATTGGTTGTACGATTCAAATCTTGAAACAGCTGGATTGCTTTATGAAGATTTAGTGTTTTCTAACCTGCTGCAGTAG
- a CDS encoding Gfo/Idh/MocA family protein, with amino-acid sequence MDKDNSRPLRWGIIGCGDVTEVKSGPPYQLTDGFELSMVMRRNAEKAADYAKRHEVPLWTTKASEVIENPEIDAIYIATPPDTHKLYGLQVAAAGKPCCIEKPMAPSYADSLEIYNAFKKKEIPLFIAYYRRSLPRFTKIKEWLDKGFIGDVRHIRWYKSRTPSELDLSGTYNWRTDAKVAPAGYFDDLASHGLDLFIYLLGDIKDAKGFAVNQQGLYSAKDAVTGSWLHENGITGEGSWIFGANKQRDIVEIFGSKGEIRFSVLNEAPLELISLENKESLHIEHPKHMHQYHVENMQKHLFEEIQHPSTGETGLHTSWVMDKILGNLK; translated from the coding sequence ATGGACAAGGACAATTCAAGACCATTGCGGTGGGGAATTATAGGCTGTGGAGATGTTACCGAAGTAAAAAGCGGTCCACCCTATCAGCTAACGGATGGTTTTGAATTGTCTATGGTGATGCGACGTAATGCAGAAAAGGCAGCGGATTATGCCAAAAGACATGAGGTGCCGCTCTGGACGACCAAGGCGAGTGAGGTCATTGAAAACCCTGAAATAGATGCCATTTATATAGCTACACCACCAGACACCCATAAATTGTATGGTCTTCAAGTGGCAGCAGCTGGAAAACCTTGTTGTATTGAGAAACCTATGGCGCCCAGCTACGCAGATAGTCTTGAGATATATAATGCCTTCAAAAAAAAAGAAATCCCACTTTTTATTGCCTATTATCGCCGTTCCCTACCTAGGTTTACCAAAATAAAAGAGTGGTTGGATAAAGGCTTTATTGGAGATGTGCGCCACATTCGTTGGTACAAGAGTAGAACACCAAGCGAACTGGATTTAAGCGGAACATACAACTGGCGTACCGACGCAAAAGTTGCTCCAGCTGGTTATTTTGATGATTTGGCAAGCCATGGTCTTGATTTGTTCATCTATTTGTTGGGTGATATAAAAGATGCAAAGGGTTTTGCCGTGAACCAACAAGGATTATATTCGGCCAAAGATGCGGTTACGGGCAGTTGGCTCCATGAAAATGGAATAACCGGAGAAGGCAGTTGGATTTTTGGGGCCAATAAACAAAGGGACATCGTTGAGATTTTTGGTTCTAAGGGAGAAATACGGTTTTCAGTATTGAACGAAGCACCATTGGAACTCATTAGTCTTGAAAATAAGGAATCTCTACATATTGAACACCCTAAGCATATGCACCAATACCATGTGGAAAATATGCAAAAGCATCTTTTTGAAGAAATACAACACCCCTCAACAGGAGAAACAGGACTGCATACCAGTTGGGTGATGGACAAAATCTTGGGGAATTTGAAATAG
- the greA gene encoding transcription elongation factor GreA yields the protein MSKVSYYTEEGLKKLREELNYLKDVERPKASQAIGEARDKGDLSENAEYDAAKEAQGLLEMKISKMEETLANARLIDESQLDTSKVLVLSTVKLKNQTNGMEMKYTLVAESEADLKSGKISVTSPIGKGLLGKSVGEVAEITVPNGTLKFDILEITRD from the coding sequence ATGAGTAAAGTATCTTATTATACAGAAGAAGGATTAAAAAAATTGAGGGAGGAACTCAATTATCTAAAGGATGTTGAGCGTCCCAAGGCTTCACAGGCCATTGGTGAAGCTAGAGATAAAGGAGATTTATCTGAAAATGCGGAATATGATGCTGCAAAAGAAGCGCAAGGACTTTTAGAAATGAAAATCTCTAAAATGGAAGAAACATTGGCCAACGCAAGACTTATTGATGAATCACAACTGGATACATCAAAGGTTTTGGTACTGTCTACAGTTAAACTGAAAAACCAAACCAATGGGATGGAAATGAAATATACATTGGTTGCAGAAAGCGAAGCAGATTTAAAAAGCGGTAAAATATCGGTCACTTCCCCAATCGGAAAAGGATTGTTGGGAAAATCTGTTGGCGAAGTTGCGGAAATCACCGTTCCCAATGGAACGTTAAAGTTCGATATTTTGGAGATTACACGAGATTAG
- a CDS encoding HIT family protein, with amino-acid sequence MPSIFTKIIDREIPCYKIAEDEDNFAFLDINPNSKGHTLCIPKTEVDKLLDLDEASYLSLMRFSRKVGKAIESAVPCERVGMTIIGLEVPHVHVHLIPLHSMKNATFQHKEKLEPEEFIAIAEKIREKLN; translated from the coding sequence ATGCCAAGTATTTTTACCAAAATCATCGACAGAGAGATTCCCTGCTACAAAATAGCAGAGGACGAAGATAATTTTGCTTTCCTTGATATTAACCCTAATTCAAAAGGTCACACCCTCTGCATACCCAAAACAGAGGTGGACAAGCTATTGGATTTGGATGAAGCTTCTTATTTGAGTTTAATGCGCTTCTCAAGAAAAGTAGGTAAGGCGATTGAATCTGCGGTACCATGCGAACGTGTAGGGATGACGATTATCGGTTTGGAAGTTCCACATGTTCATGTACACCTTATCCCATTGCACAGCATGAAGAACGCCACGTTTCAACATAAAGAAAAACTGGAGCCTGAGGAGTTTATAGCTATTGCCGAGAAAATAAGGGAAAAGCTTAACTAA
- a CDS encoding PAS domain-containing sensor histidine kinase produces MNINPRKKAYNIILLISAFVIVSLILWNTNSFFKNFKEEERLKMEIWATAQLELIQSSVDQELGNLTLKVMGNNTSTPMILVNEEGSIKTHNIPFEKAADSIYIKKKIRQFESENEPIHIIQEGELLETLYYGNSEVLNKLKYYPLALLLIIFLFGTVIFFFFKTNKASEQNKLWAGMAKETAHQIGTPLTSLLGWNELLKSENINPDITKEIAKDITRLETITDRFSKIGSIPDLEAHDIVAETEKAYEYLKRRSSKLVHFAFSSEIDEVPVLLNPPLYNWSIENLVKNGIDAMKGRGNITIQIEKKGQYVNILVSDTGHGIPKSNFQSIFNPGVTSKKRGWGLGLSLVKRIVEEYHKGKIKVLSSSKEGTIMQISLRATI; encoded by the coding sequence ATGAACATTAACCCAAGGAAAAAGGCCTACAACATCATTTTATTGATTTCGGCGTTTGTCATTGTAAGCCTTATACTTTGGAACACCAACAGTTTTTTTAAGAATTTTAAAGAGGAAGAGCGGTTGAAGATGGAAATTTGGGCGACCGCCCAATTGGAGCTCATCCAATCCTCGGTAGACCAAGAATTAGGAAACCTTACTTTAAAAGTGATGGGCAACAATACGTCCACTCCAATGATTTTGGTAAATGAAGAGGGGTCTATAAAAACGCATAACATACCTTTTGAAAAAGCAGCGGACAGTATTTACATCAAGAAAAAAATAAGGCAATTCGAAAGCGAGAACGAGCCTATCCATATTATTCAGGAGGGGGAGCTGTTGGAAACCCTATATTATGGAAATTCCGAGGTCTTAAATAAGCTGAAGTATTATCCTCTGGCTCTACTTTTGATCATCTTTCTTTTTGGAACGGTCATTTTCTTCTTCTTTAAGACCAACAAGGCTTCCGAACAAAATAAACTTTGGGCAGGGATGGCAAAGGAGACGGCACATCAGATTGGGACGCCCTTAACTTCGCTTCTGGGATGGAACGAACTCCTAAAGTCTGAAAATATCAATCCAGACATTACCAAAGAGATTGCGAAGGATATTACCCGATTGGAAACCATAACGGACCGCTTTTCCAAGATTGGTTCCATTCCAGATTTGGAAGCACATGATATTGTCGCCGAAACTGAAAAAGCCTATGAATATTTAAAACGAAGAAGCTCAAAACTTGTCCATTTTGCTTTTAGCTCCGAAATTGATGAAGTACCGGTGCTTTTAAATCCCCCTTTGTACAATTGGAGCATAGAAAATCTCGTTAAGAATGGTATAGATGCTATGAAAGGGAGAGGGAACATCACTATTCAAATTGAAAAAAAGGGCCAATACGTAAATATTTTGGTTTCGGATACAGGACACGGTATTCCAAAAAGTAATTTTCAAAGCATTTTTAATCCTGGTGTAACATCCAAGAAAAGAGGCTGGGGATTAGGGCTTTCCCTCGTAAAGAGAATTGTGGAGGAATATCACAAAGGAAAAATTAAAGTACTTTCGTCAAGCAAAGAAGGAACAATCATGCAAATTTCACTACGGGCAACTATTTAA
- a CDS encoding DUF3127 domain-containing protein yields the protein MEVQGRIKMIDETKTYGNNGFRKRELVVTTEEQYPQHILVEFVQDKCDLLNNYSVGQMVKVSINLRGREWVNPQGETKYFNSVQGWRIENLQEETGGENIPPVPPMEAFEPADDLNEGDHDDLPF from the coding sequence ATGGAAGTTCAAGGAAGAATCAAAATGATAGATGAAACCAAAACCTATGGCAATAATGGTTTCAGAAAAAGAGAATTGGTAGTTACTACAGAAGAGCAGTACCCTCAGCATATTTTAGTGGAGTTTGTCCAGGATAAATGCGATTTGCTCAACAATTATAGTGTTGGACAAATGGTAAAAGTGAGTATAAATTTAAGAGGGAGAGAGTGGGTGAATCCACAAGGGGAAACCAAATATTTTAATTCTGTACAGGGTTGGCGTATTGAGAACCTTCAAGAAGAGACAGGTGGCGAGAACATACCGCCCGTACCGCCTATGGAAGCTTTTGAACCTGCGGATGATCTTAACGAGGGTGACCACGACGATTTGCCTTTCTAG
- a CDS encoding short-chain fatty acid transporter: MIFRRFLPSPFTIAVFLTFLTVVLALVFTENTSDRNHFVQILLYWENGIWNNGLLVFAYQMMLILVLGHVLVLSRPMERLILRITKLVRNTSNAAVLVALPTMLVSFFNWGLGLIFGAILARKIGEYAQANNIPINYPLVGASGYVGMMVWHGGISGSAPIKVSESGHLDSLMGTISDGGILAQLPETISTSFTVFSYWNLILFGVVVLAVSILVYYLGKRTTPTKFDLKEYRFTSTAKSNLKGAEKLDHSKIAAISFGTLILLAFLLQYLPALRSLNITPNLLNFFMLGLAIVLHGNFRSFLSAVEEAIGDTAGILIQFPLYFGIMGIMGSSGMITSISDFFVSISTETTMPIFTFFSAGLVNIFVPSGGGQWAIQGPLVLESALKMDVPLPKAIMALAYGDQITNMLQPFWALPLLGITRLKAKEILPYTLVFMLIGSLVYIGGLLIF, translated from the coding sequence TTGATTTTTAGAAGGTTTTTACCTTCCCCGTTTACAATTGCGGTATTTCTTACGTTCCTTACCGTTGTTTTGGCGCTGGTTTTTACTGAAAACACTTCAGATAGGAATCATTTTGTTCAAATTTTATTGTATTGGGAAAACGGGATATGGAACAATGGCCTGTTGGTGTTTGCCTATCAGATGATGCTCATTTTGGTGTTGGGGCACGTGTTGGTATTGAGCAGACCCATGGAACGGTTGATTTTAAGAATCACCAAGCTTGTAAGAAATACTTCCAATGCAGCTGTTCTGGTTGCTTTGCCCACGATGTTGGTCTCATTTTTTAATTGGGGACTCGGTCTTATTTTTGGGGCTATTTTGGCCCGTAAGATTGGTGAATATGCCCAAGCGAACAATATTCCTATTAATTACCCTTTAGTAGGTGCTTCTGGCTATGTTGGGATGATGGTTTGGCATGGAGGAATAAGCGGTTCCGCTCCAATAAAAGTTTCCGAATCGGGTCATCTGGATAGTTTAATGGGAACTATCTCCGATGGCGGAATATTGGCACAGTTGCCTGAAACAATTTCTACCTCGTTTACTGTTTTTAGCTATTGGAACCTTATTCTGTTTGGAGTTGTTGTGCTTGCTGTAAGTATTTTAGTTTACTATTTGGGCAAAAGAACAACCCCTACAAAGTTCGATTTAAAAGAATATAGATTTACTTCCACTGCAAAAAGTAATCTAAAAGGAGCTGAAAAACTGGACCATTCAAAAATAGCTGCCATAAGTTTTGGCACTTTAATTTTGTTGGCCTTTCTACTTCAGTATTTGCCAGCTTTACGAAGCCTGAACATTACCCCTAACTTACTTAATTTTTTTATGCTTGGCCTAGCGATTGTATTGCATGGTAACTTCAGAAGCTTTTTAAGTGCGGTAGAAGAAGCAATTGGTGATACCGCGGGAATCTTGATTCAATTTCCACTATATTTTGGTATCATGGGCATTATGGGCAGTAGTGGAATGATTACGAGCATTTCTGATTTTTTTGTGTCCATAAGTACAGAAACAACAATGCCCATCTTTACTTTTTTTAGTGCGGGATTGGTCAATATTTTTGTTCCTAGTGGGGGAGGGCAATGGGCTATCCAAGGACCATTGGTCCTTGAGTCTGCATTAAAAATGGATGTGCCACTGCCAAAAGCTATAATGGCATTGGCCTATGGTGATCAAATTACGAACATGTTACAACCTTTTTGGGCTTTGCCACTTTTGGGCATTACCAGGTTAAAAGCCAAAGAAATTCTACCCTACACCCTAGTTTTTATGTTGATTGGAAGTCTTGTTTACATAGGGGGACTTCTTATTTTTTAG
- the aat gene encoding leucyl/phenylalanyl-tRNA--protein transferase, whose protein sequence is MEKDRKNLPLSFLGDRLEFPPVETANEDGLLAVGGDLSPQRLLLAYKNGIFPWFNEDALILWWSPDPRMVLFPKKLRISKSMRKVIRKSDFILTQNACFDDVVEKCAKIKRKGQDGTWITNNMKSAYKELFELGFAKSFEVWKDNNLVGGLYGIDLGHVFCGESMFSTVANASKFAFIQLVAKLEKESYKLIDCQMHTDHLKSLGAETIPRDSFIKILKG, encoded by the coding sequence TTGGAAAAAGATAGGAAAAACCTTCCCCTGTCCTTCTTGGGGGATAGGTTGGAATTCCCACCCGTTGAAACTGCTAATGAAGATGGCCTTTTGGCTGTAGGAGGCGATTTGTCTCCACAACGTTTACTTTTGGCTTACAAAAACGGTATTTTCCCTTGGTTTAATGAAGATGCATTGATTTTGTGGTGGAGTCCCGACCCGCGAATGGTCTTGTTTCCAAAAAAGCTTAGGATTTCTAAAAGTATGCGAAAGGTTATTCGGAAAAGTGATTTTATATTGACTCAAAATGCATGTTTTGATGATGTTGTAGAAAAATGTGCCAAGATTAAGCGAAAAGGACAGGATGGAACATGGATTACCAATAACATGAAGTCTGCTTACAAGGAACTTTTTGAACTGGGCTTTGCCAAATCTTTTGAGGTATGGAAAGATAATAATTTGGTTGGTGGACTGTACGGGATTGATCTAGGCCATGTATTTTGTGGTGAAAGTATGTTCAGTACCGTTGCCAATGCTTCTAAATTTGCATTTATACAATTGGTCGCTAAACTTGAAAAAGAAAGCTATAAGCTCATAGATTGTCAAATGCATACTGACCATCTTAAAAGCCTTGGGGCCGAAACGATACCAAGGGATTCGTTCATTAAAATTTTAAAGGGATAA
- a CDS encoding DUF2490 domain-containing protein: MFCTRWLLPSCFLWTSFLASQENLTAYLQPQAAINYNLSKTYSHNFSMAKRSFFIDEGDLEVKIRHVDLVHFSNLKLADNKSIALGVQYRFRNNFEDNPNELRLTQQYNFTKRPFVIRFGHRFRAEQRITEPLTTHRFRYRFAVDFPLKGEKLNVGEPYFVGGFENLLSVAKGNSSEYDTRISGQVGWQLSGGLKVQGGVEYRIEEYTSGLPQNVVFLLTNVQLSL; the protein is encoded by the coding sequence ATGTTCTGTACTAGGTGGTTGTTGCCTAGCTGTTTTCTTTGGACCTCTTTTTTAGCATCCCAAGAAAACCTGACCGCGTATTTGCAACCACAAGCTGCCATAAACTACAACTTGTCCAAAACGTATTCGCATAACTTTTCTATGGCCAAGCGAAGTTTTTTTATTGACGAAGGAGATTTAGAGGTTAAGATAAGGCACGTGGACTTAGTTCATTTTTCGAATTTAAAATTGGCCGATAACAAGAGTATAGCGTTGGGGGTTCAATATCGATTCAGAAATAATTTTGAGGATAATCCTAACGAACTTCGCCTTACCCAACAGTACAACTTTACAAAACGACCTTTTGTGATACGATTTGGTCATAGGTTTAGAGCTGAGCAACGTATTACAGAACCATTGACGACACATAGATTCAGGTATCGCTTTGCAGTTGATTTTCCCTTGAAAGGGGAAAAATTGAATGTTGGCGAGCCTTATTTTGTTGGGGGATTTGAAAACTTATTGAGCGTGGCCAAAGGAAATTCTTCTGAATATGATACTAGAATTAGCGGTCAAGTGGGATGGCAGCTTTCAGGCGGATTAAAGGTACAGGGAGGTGTTGAATACCGGATAGAAGAATATACTTCTGGCCTACCCCAAAATGTAGTTTTCTTATTGACAAACGTCCAATTATCCCTTTAA
- a CDS encoding DNA-3-methyladenine glycosylase I, producing the protein MNKHRCGWCEGDSLYEEYHDREWGVPVKDDDTLFEFLILETFQAGLSWITVLKKRDNFRKAFDNFDYKKIANYNQEKIDGLLDDAGIIRNKLKVNATVSNARAFMEVQKEFGSFSEYIWGFVNGKPLKNKVAYYKDAPATTPLSDSISKDLKKRGFKFVGSTVMYAHMQATGMVNDHEVSCFRYDEV; encoded by the coding sequence ATGAACAAACATCGCTGTGGTTGGTGCGAAGGCGATTCGCTTTACGAAGAGTATCATGATAGGGAATGGGGGGTGCCCGTGAAGGATGACGACACCTTGTTCGAATTTCTTATTTTGGAAACTTTTCAGGCAGGATTAAGCTGGATTACCGTCTTGAAGAAACGTGATAATTTTAGAAAGGCATTCGATAATTTTGATTACAAAAAAATAGCAAATTACAATCAGGAGAAAATCGATGGACTTCTTGATGATGCTGGTATCATAAGGAATAAATTAAAAGTAAATGCTACGGTTTCCAATGCCAGGGCATTTATGGAAGTGCAAAAAGAATTTGGGAGCTTTAGCGAATATATTTGGGGTTTTGTGAATGGAAAACCTCTCAAAAATAAGGTAGCTTATTACAAAGATGCGCCTGCTACCACACCGCTTTCGGATTCAATCAGCAAAGATTTAAAAAAACGCGGCTTTAAGTTTGTAGGAAGCACGGTTATGTATGCCCATATGCAGGCTACGGGAATGGTAAACGATCATGAGGTAAGCTGTTTTAGATATGATGAAGTATAG